A single region of the Bicyclus anynana chromosome 14, ilBicAnyn1.1, whole genome shotgun sequence genome encodes:
- the LOC112047708 gene encoding putative inorganic phosphate cotransporter: MDVEFIRHKFEDSYDGVLTKTKFKVGVRHLQMIYMFVCSLVLGMLRGSNGIGVLAIADFTRKNDSYVQIHNWDMRIQGTVLSSYLFGYALILVPAELYLKQVVDKLILTAVLLINGGLAAAMPTIVNKGGWIAVCNAQFLLGMTQACLTPVNQKLITNWLPPSERQFFGFVIQGAILLGTIISLPISGLLTQSRLSWELVFYSQAMMTLSMAVIWALLTASSPEQHQAIGDTEKEFIRDTLAGYYKKKLQKPWRRILQTKQFWALSLAHCAANVLFVFFLFEIPAFLHSLRLSVTRCSWQAALPLATMWMVYVTTAPAVDLFYRFGHINFLFDVKYFRKIINGLGTFGIIIGLTILPNLVSNWNHLGVIVLIGTLALVGLQFSGFLENHKDMTQNYPGTLLLLTSAVASLVAAVVPLLSGLVIGEDVCNIRRWRIVFSALAALYLVCNVVYSVCASSERQPWDGTLGHKFGYSNVFSALAALYLVCNVVYSVCASSERQPWDGTLGHKFGYSNVFSALAALYLVCNVVYSVCASSERQPWDGTLGHKFEYSNVFSALAALYLVCNVVYSVCASSERQPWDGTLGHKFGYSNVFLALAALYLVCNVVYSVCASSERQPWDGTLGHKFGYSNVFSALAALYLVCNVVYSVCASSERQPWDGTLGHKFGYSNVFSALAALYLVCNVVYSVCASSERQPWDGTLGHKFGYSNVFSALAALYLVCNVVYSVCASSERQPWDGTLGHKFGYSNGIYHCSVVSVAGG, translated from the exons ATGGACGTGGAGTTTATAAGGCATAAATTTGAGGATAGTTACGATGGAGTACTCACAAAAACAA AATTCAAAGTGGGTGTGCGGCATCTGCAAATGATCTACATGTTTGTGTGCTCGCTGGTGCTGGGCATGCTGCGAGGGAGCAACGGCATCGGCGTGCTCGCCATCGCAGACTTTACACGCAAAAATGACTCTTACGTGCAg ATCCACAACTGGGACATGCGCATCCAGGGCACGGTGCTGTCGTCGTACCTGTTTGGGTATGCACTCATCCTGGTGCCGGCGGAGCTGTACTTGAAGCAGGTGGTGGACAAGCTGATCCTGACCGCTGTCCTGCTGATCAACGGGGGGCTGGCGGCTGCTATGCCCACCATTGTTAATAAG GGGGGCTGGATCGCTGTGTGCAACGCGCAGTTCCTGCTGGGGATGACTCAAGCGTGCCTCACGCCTGTCAATCAGAAGCTGATCACCAACTGGCTGCCACCCAGTGAGAGACAATTTTTCGGGTTTGTCATTCAAGGAG caatATTACTTGGCACGATCATATCTTTGCCAATATCTGGTCTTCTAACTCAATCTCGTTTGTCTTGGGAGCTGGTCTTCTACTCCCAAGCCATGATGACTCTGTCCATGGCGGTGATATGGGCTCTTCTCACTGCCAGCTCCCCGGAACAACATCAGGCCATAGGGGATACAGAAAAGGAGTTCATAAGAGATACTCTTGCTGGAtattacaaa AAAAAGCTCCAAAAGCCGTGGCGTCGAATTTTGCAGACAAAGCAATTCTGGGCGTTGTCGCTCGCCCACTGCGCGGCGAATGTGCTGTTTGTGTTCTTCTTGTTCGAGATACCGGCCTTCCTGCACTCGCTGCGGCTGTCTGTCACACGT TGCAGCTGGCAAGCAGCGTTACCTCTAGCTACCATGTGGATGGTCTACGTCACGACCGCGCCCGCTGTTGACCTTTTCTACAGATTTGGTCACATCAACTTCTTATTCGACGTCAAATACTTTAGGAAAATTATTAATGGATTAG gAACTTTCGGGATAATAATAGGATTAACGATTTTACCCAATTTAGTTTCAAACTGGAATCACTTAGGGGTAATCGTTTTAATTGGAACCTTGGCTCTTGTTGGATTACAATTTTCTGGATTCCTT gaAAATCATAAAGACATGACACAAAACTACCCCGGAACTTTACTGTTGTTGACCAGCGCCGTCGCCAGCCTGGTAGCAGCTGTAGTCCCGCTATTGTCGGGTCTAGTCATTGGTGAAGACGTT TGTAATATCCGTCGCTGGAGGATAGTGTTCTCGGCGCTGGCAGCGCTGTACCTCGTCTGCAACGTTGTCTACTCCGTGTGCGCCAGCAGCGAGCGACAGCCGTGGGACGGCACTCTCGGACACAAGTTTGGATACAGTAACG TGTTCTCGGCGCTGGCAGCGCTGTACCTCGTCTGCAACGTTGTCTACTCCGTGTGCGCCAGCAGCGAGCGACAGCCGTGGGACGGCACTCTCGGACACAAGTTTGGATACAGTAACG TGTTCTCGGCGCTGGCAGCGCTGTACCTCGTCTGCAACGTTGTCTACTCCGTGTGCGCCAGCAGCGAGCGACAGCCGTGGGACGGCACTCTCGGACACAAGTTTGAATACAGTAACG TGTTCTCGGCGCTGGCAGCGCTGTACCTCGTCTGCAACGTTGTCTACTCCGTGTGCGCCAGCAGCGAGCGACAACCGTGGGACGGCACTCTCGGACACAAGTTTGGATACAGTAACG TGTTCTTGGCGCTGGCAGCGCTGTACCTCGTCTGCAACGTTGTCTACTCCGTGTGCGCCAGCAGCGAGCGACAGCCGTGGGACGGCACTCTCGGACACAAGTTTGGATACAGTAACG TGTTCTCGGCGCTGGCAGCGCTGTACCTCGTCTGCAACGTTGTCTACTCCGTGTGCGCCAGCAGCGAGCGACAGCCGTGGGACGGCACTCTCGGACACAAGTTTGGATACAGTAACG TGTTCTCGGCGCTGGCAGCGCTGTACCTCGTCTGCAACGTTGTCTACTCCGTGTGCGCCAGCAGCGAGCGACAGCCGTGGGACGGCACTCTCGGACACAAGTTTGGATACAGTAACG TGTTCTCGGCGCTGGCAGCGCTGTACCTCGTCTGCAACGTTGTCTACTCCGTGTGCGCCAGCAGCGAGCGACAGCCGTGGGACGGCACTCTCGGACACAAGTTTGGATACAGTAACGGTATTTATCACTGTAGTGTAGTATCCGTCGCTGGAGGATAG